Proteins co-encoded in one Octopus bimaculoides isolate UCB-OBI-ISO-001 chromosome 9, ASM119413v2, whole genome shotgun sequence genomic window:
- the LOC106871248 gene encoding microfibril-associated glycoprotein 4: MIAYTLYFVLLVSFHFGAATYEQQSEILKSIPECIRNYEFPNQAIQRQHADTKAECAYVCMNHDLCMSVNFCLHGNRKGGRCTLNQWRANGQCSLLKQKPNCTYFEMKGPNPCKNGGDWVRTRCICREGFTGEFCDRRYKDCREVYLNGAHEDGMYEIQPIDMDKTVKVYCQMSLGGYMLFQKRTDRTCEREDFFRGWQDYQLGFGDKDCDYWLGNDLLHAITSQDKYDLVIKAGDFEIIYTHFTVSSEEDLFRMNFEDFKPKDSSLSNGFQPEDEKQDLRGQPFATPDKDEYGCALDSRSAWWFGPGCASVNLNLPMGTYKEFYPLSKPVGWSSNGLFIEVTHTTMSLKASDSE, from the exons ATGATTGCCTACACTCTTTATTTTGTGTTGCTGGTGTCTTTTCATTTTGGTGCTGCAACATATGAACAACAAAGCGAAATCCTGAAATCCATTCCCGAATGTATCAGGAATTATGAATTCCCAAATCAAGCGATTCAAAGACAACATGCCGATACAAAGGCGGAATGTGCCTATGTCTGCATGAACCACGATCTCTGCATGTCTGTTAACTTTTGCCTTCATGGAAACCGCAAAGGTGGTCGTTGCACATTGAACCAATGGAGAGCAAACGGGCAATGTTCACTCTTGAAGCAAAAACCCAACTGTACCTACTTTGAAATG AAAGGGCCCAACCCATGCAAAAATGGGGGAGACTGGGTTCGAACCCGATGTATTTGCCGTGAGGGTTTTACCGGAGAGTTCTGTGACAGACGCTATAAAG ATTGTCGAGAAGTCTACCTAAATGGTGCTCACGAAGATGGAATGTATGAAATTCAACCAATAGACATGGATAAAACAGTGAAAGTCTACTGCCAAATGTCACTGGGTGGATACATGCTCTTCCAAAAGAGAACTGACAGGACTTGTGAAAGGGAAGATTTCTTCCGTGGATGGCAAGATTACCAACTTGGCTTTGGTGACAAAGACTGTGATTATTGGCTGGGTAATGATTTACTCCATGCCATCACAAGCCAA GACAAATACGACCTTGTGATTAAAGCTGGAGactttgaaattatatacacTCATTTCACTGTTTCTTCTGAAGAAGATCTCTTTCGAATGAACTTTGAAGATTTCAAACCTAAAGACAGCAGTTTGAGTAATGGATTCCAGCCTGAAGACGAGAAGCAAGACCTCAGGGGACAACCATTTGCAACTCCTGACAAAGACGAATATGGCTGTGCCCTCGATTCCCGTTCAGCTTGGTGGTTCGGGCCCGGATGTGCATCTGTCAATTTGAATCTACCCATGGGAACTTACAAGGAGTTCTACCCACTTTCTAAACCAGTTGGATGGTCATCTAATGGGCTGTTTATAGAAGTGACCCATACAACAATGTCCCTCAAAGCTTCAGATTCCGAGTGA